A single Carassius carassius chromosome 3, fCarCar2.1, whole genome shotgun sequence DNA region contains:
- the si:dkey-85k7.12 gene encoding up-regulator of cell proliferation codes for MDCSSEEEEFADASEYIEDEQQTFTSGAHAVKSYQKEDVSMLQDIPAPNAISVQLIGTSSVTLAWDNPDNITTFELTYYSLTSTKTTTITHSSTIEVEDLCPGTEYTFSLVSVSDNGERSVEVKATACTRPLPPENIKVEIVGTTSVSLIWDASGSEENNFHVACIQNGRMIQEKMTNSRTMAFCDLSPGKKYCFYITKVLPNGNRSKEAVTYAQTKTNIQSLLQELGLEKYYPNKLSLSDVLQIEKRSVTDEPAQSLSSLPWLFLKKLMMVNVTARSVKYSSDESEDLSSLDFNNESLDFLNDQYTSVNPLDIVSTLFLCSDGFLQQEMVSKMSMCQFSVPLLLPNSDTHQCMLMLWAMRDIVKKCRPHYLSDPRGFVEERIVHFELPLVSFVRLGDCSISKSQILNKLLSNPQQYHDTFVHRDMDCGDIPRKISNGLVEMSWYLPCGNKNIDVFPEPVAVANLRGDISTFETQYTFLCQTSTAVFVFFDNLDTNYKLLTNQHAKAQFFLVGNRQSKAFDLEQLKRTASEMSLKKNNIIFKTNQNDANFVKNLHSSVNLIINNHSNKARLEGMDTLAHELGILVDEDIQECQNAKNNAHGLTKNIQDTLQFKETQLPLQGKIWKDLAKLEKEECRLRKAGDQNIEAYKSDLQIKKTELRKQQSKYDISEAMSCFVSALSSSNQERAYFLKWMRMNLDNISRKNLSSLRELYKEKCQQFSENKEEIARLDQQISNSSLGVEHFLREMGQLYEAAVSLPENVQSHQQMRHLPRLCAQLMLDGFPLELVDGDASNIPLRWVSDVLHYLNILVLPNNKIIVVTVLGVQSTGKSTLLNTMFGVQFAVSSGRCTRGAFMQLIKVTEDIKKNLGCDYLVIIDTEGLKSPELAKLDDSHEHDNELATLVVGLSDITIINIAMENSTEMKDILQIVVHAFLRMKEIGKKPKCQFVHQNVADVSAHDKNMQDRKLLLEQLNEMTEAAAKMENKEEYKMFTDVMEYDPETCNWYIPGLWHGNPPMAPVNAGYSESVYDLKKNMIDVIGEC; via the exons ATGGACTGTTCCAGTGAGGAGGAA GAATTTGCAGATGCTAGTGAATACATTGAAGATGAACAACAAACATTTACTTCAGGAGCACATGCTGTTAAGTCATATCAGAAGGAAGATGTTTCCATGTTACAAG ATATCCCTGCACCAAATGCAATCTCAGTGCAGCTTATTGGGACCAGTTCTGTTACTCTTGCTTGGGATAATCCAGACAACATAACTACATTTGAGTTGACCTACTACAGTCTCACTTCTACAAAGACCACTACTATCACACATTCCTCAACCATAGAGGTGGAAGATCTGTGTCCAGGGACTGAGTACACTTTCAGCCTTGTTTCAGTATCAGACAATGGAGAACGCAGTGTGGAGGTTAAAGCGACTGCGTGCACCA GGCCACTCCCACCTGAAAACATCAAGGTTGAGATTGTGGGCACTACATCAGTTTCTCTTATTTGGGATGCATCTGGCAGTGAGGAGAACAATTTTCATGTTGCTTGCATCCAGAATGGAAGAATGATTCAGGAGAAGATGACAAATTCAAGAACTATGGCTTTCTGTGACCTAAGTCCTGGAAAGAAGTACTGTTTTTACATTACTAAAGTGCTTCCAAATGGCAACAGAAGTAAAGAAGCAGTCACATATGCTCAAACCA aaacAAACATCCAAAGCCTTTTACAAGAATTGGGTTTGGAGAAGTACTACCCAAATAAACTCTCCCTCAGTGATGTTCTACAGATTGAGAAGAGGTCAGTGACAGATGAGCCAGCCCAGTCTCTATCATCCTTACCATGGCTGTTTCTGAAGAAACTGATGATGGTGAATGTGACTGCAAGAAGTGTCAAATATTCATCTGATGAGAGTGAAGATTTGTCAAGCTTAGATTTTAACAACGAATCATTGGATTTTCTGAATGATCAGTACACCAGTGTAAATCCTTTAGACATAGTGTCCACCCTTTTCCTTTGTTCAGATGGTTTCCTCCAACAGGAAATGGTCTCAAAAATGTCAATGTGTCAGTTCTCTGTGCCTTTGCTTCTTCCAAACAGTGACACTCACCAGTGCATGTTAATGCTTTGGGCCATGAGAGATATTGTGAAGAAATGTAGACCTCATTATTTGTCAGACCCAAGAGGCTTTGTGGAGGAGAGAATTGTTCACTTTGAGCTGCCCCTAGTTTCTTTTGTTAGACTTGGTGACTGCAGCATTTCTAAATCTCAGATCTTAAACAAATTGCTTAGCAACCCCCAACAGTATCATGACACCTTTGTACATCGAGATATGGATTGTGGAGACATTCCAAGAAAGATATCAAATGGGTTAGTGGAGATGAGTTGGTATCTACCTTGTGGAAACAAAAACATTGATGTTTTTCCTGAACCAGTGGCTGTTGCAAACTTGAGAGGCGACATCAGTACCTTTGAAACACAGTACACCTTCCTATGCCAGACCTCCACTGCCGTTTTTGTGTTCTTTGACAATCTGGACACAAACTACAAGTTACTCACCAACCAACATGCTAAAGCACAGTTTTTTTTAGTGGGCAATAGACAGAGCAAAGCATTTGATTTGGAGCAGTTGAAAAGGACAGCTTCTGAAATGAGTCTGAAGAAAAACAACATAATTTTTAAGACCAATCAAAATGATGCAAATTTTGTTAAAAATCTGCATTCTTCAGTAAATCTCATAATTAATAATCATTCCAACAAAGCACGTCTGGAGGGAATGGACACCTTAGCACATGAACTCGGAATCTTAGTTGATGAAGACATCCAGGAATGTCAGAATGCTAAAAATAATGCACATGGCTTGACGAAAAATATACAGGACACACTGCAGTTCAAAGAGACACAGCTTCCCCTTCAGGGTAAAATCTGGAAAGATTTGGCAAAACTGGAGAAAGAGGAATGCAGACTCCGGAAAGCTGGTGATCAAAACATAGAAGCATACAAGAGTGATCTCCAGATCAAAAAGACTGAACTCAGGAAACAGCAGAGTAAATATGATATCTCAGAGGCCATGTCCTGCTTTGTTAGTGCACTATCAAGTTCAAATCAGGAGAGAGCCTACTTCTTGAAGTGGATGCGGATGAACCTTGACAATATCTCCCGAAAAAACCTCTCTAGTCTCAGAGAACTGTACAAAGAAAAGTGTCAACAATTTTCAGAAAACAAAGAGGAAATTGCACGGCTTGACCAACAGATCTCTAACAGTTCTTTAGGAGTAGAGCACTTCCTGCGTGAAATGGGACAACTCTATGAAGCTGCAGTGTCGCTTCCAGAAAATGTACAATCACATCAACAAATGCGCCACTTACCCCGGCTATGTGCTCAGCTGATGTTGGATGGGTTCCCTCTGGAACTGGTCGATGGAGATGCATCAAATATTCCTCTCAGATGGGTGAGTGATGTGCTTCATTATCTGAACATTTTGGTGCTGCCCAATAATAAAATCATAGTGGTCACAGTTTTGGGAGTCCAGAGCACAGGGAAGTCCACCTTGCTGAACACCATGTTTGGAGTTCAGTTCGCAGTGAGCAGTGGACGATGCACTAGAGGAGCTTTTATGCAGCTGATCAAAGTCACAGAGGACATCAAGAAAAATCTTGGTTGTGATTATTTAGTGATAATTGACACCGAAGGTTTGAAATCTCCTGAGCTGGCAAAACTAGATGATAGTCATGAACATGACAATGAATTAGCCACACTTGTTGTTGGTTTGAGTGATATTACAATTATCAACATTGCAATGGAGAATTCCACAGAGATGAAAGATATTTTGCAGATTGTGGTCCATGCTTTTCTCAGAATGAAGGAAATAGGTAAAAAACCTAAGTGTCAGTTTGTCCACCAAAATGTTGCTGATGTATCAGCCCATGACAAGAACATGCAAGATCGAAAGCTTCTGCTGGAGCAGCTGAATGAGATGACAGAGGCAGCAGCTAAAATGGAGAACAAGGAAGAGTATAAAATGTTTACTGATGTGATGGAGTATGATCCAGAGACTTGCAATTGGTATATTCCTGGACTCTGGCATGGAAATCCTCCAATGGCACCAGTGAATGCTGGCTATTCCGAGTCTGTCTATGACCTTAAAAAGAACATGATTGATGTAATTGGAGAATGCTAA